The following are encoded together in the Xanthomonas vesicatoria ATCC 35937 genome:
- a CDS encoding class I SAM-dependent DNA methyltransferase, which yields MDGSSAHAYDQVSQYYDRLRDHWAAASAAQCAQALAALVGSGTALELGIGTGRIALPLAAGGAAVCGIDNSPGMLDMLRAKPGAERLTLVCADFVDVPVAGPFDLIYSVCSLGYLLTQEEQLRCLRAVRERLATSGVFVLQTMVPQAETLLADGKVRSLEAPALDDGDVPVMLMCSSADPARQLIQQRIVMIGESATRVFNDRYRYLWPSELDLMARIAGLRLRARWGDWSGQPYTARSRSQISVYEPAAMDAD from the coding sequence ATGGATGGATCGTCGGCGCACGCCTACGATCAGGTGTCGCAGTACTACGATCGCCTGAGGGACCACTGGGCCGCTGCCAGTGCAGCGCAGTGTGCGCAGGCATTGGCGGCACTGGTCGGCAGTGGCACGGCCCTGGAGTTGGGGATTGGCACCGGCCGCATTGCGCTGCCGCTGGCCGCTGGCGGCGCGGCAGTCTGCGGCATCGACAACTCGCCTGGCATGTTGGACATGCTACGTGCCAAGCCCGGTGCCGAGCGACTGACCCTGGTCTGCGCCGATTTCGTCGATGTCCCGGTCGCCGGGCCGTTCGACCTGATCTATTCGGTGTGTTCGCTCGGCTATCTGTTGACGCAGGAAGAGCAGTTGCGTTGCCTGCGCGCGGTGCGCGAACGCCTGGCAACCTCCGGCGTGTTCGTCCTGCAGACAATGGTGCCGCAGGCGGAGACGTTGCTGGCGGACGGCAAGGTGAGGTCGTTGGAGGCGCCAGCCCTGGACGATGGCGACGTGCCGGTGATGCTGATGTGCTCCAGCGCCGATCCGGCCCGGCAGCTGATACAGCAGCGCATCGTGATGATCGGGGAATCGGCGACTCGCGTTTTCAACGATCGCTATCGTTATCTGTGGCCTTCCGAGCTGGATCTGATGGCACGGATCGCCGGCTTGCGCTTGCGGGCCAGATGGGGTGATTGGAGCGGGCAGCCCTATACCGCGCGCAGCCGGAGCCAGATTTCCGTGTATGAGCCTGCTGCGATGGATGCGGACTAG
- a CDS encoding Gfo/Idh/MocA family protein encodes MKHPDALRIALVGIGKIARDQHVPTIAARADVQLVATVSRHGTVDGVPAYHTLDEAFAAHPELEAVALCTPPVGRHALAQAALTAGRHVFLEKPPAATLAEIDDLRTVAQHAQRSLFTSWHSRCAAGVEPARAWLADKQVVRAHITWKEDIRHWHPGQDWILEPGGMGVFDPGINALSIVTHLLPRSFALREAELHTPQNRQAPLYARLAFVDTAGVPVTAEFDFLQTGQQRWDIEVETTQGLLMLSEGGAKLHIDGQARDLPASSEYDGLYRRFVQLVRAGESEVDVAPFVHVADAFLLGARTVTAPFAW; translated from the coding sequence ATGAAGCATCCAGACGCATTGCGCATTGCCCTTGTCGGTATCGGCAAGATCGCCCGCGACCAGCACGTGCCGACCATCGCCGCGCGTGCGGACGTGCAGCTGGTGGCCACGGTCAGCCGGCATGGCACGGTCGACGGCGTCCCGGCGTATCACACCCTGGACGAAGCGTTCGCCGCGCATCCGGAGCTCGAAGCCGTCGCGCTCTGCACGCCACCGGTCGGGCGGCATGCCTTGGCGCAAGCGGCGTTGACTGCTGGCCGGCATGTGTTTCTGGAAAAGCCGCCGGCCGCCACGCTTGCCGAGATCGACGACCTGCGCACGGTGGCGCAGCATGCGCAGCGCAGCCTGTTCACCAGTTGGCATTCGCGTTGCGCGGCGGGCGTTGAACCTGCACGCGCGTGGTTGGCCGACAAGCAGGTCGTGCGTGCGCATATCACCTGGAAGGAAGACATCCGCCACTGGCATCCCGGGCAGGACTGGATTCTCGAACCCGGCGGCATGGGCGTGTTCGATCCCGGCATCAATGCGTTGTCCATCGTCACTCACCTGCTGCCGCGCAGCTTCGCGTTGAGGGAGGCTGAGCTGCATACGCCGCAAAACCGTCAGGCGCCGCTGTACGCCAGGCTTGCGTTTGTCGATACCGCCGGCGTGCCAGTGACGGCCGAGTTCGACTTCCTGCAGACCGGCCAGCAGCGTTGGGATATCGAGGTGGAGACCACCCAGGGCCTGCTGATGCTCAGCGAAGGCGGCGCCAAACTGCACATCGACGGGCAGGCCCGGGACCTGCCTGCATCCAGTGAATACGATGGCCTGTATCGGCGATTTGTGCAGCTGGTACGTGCCGGCGAATCGGAGGTGGATGTCGCACCGTTCGTGCATGTGGCCGATGCGTTCCTGCTCGGGGCACGTACGGTCACCGCACCGTTTGCCTGGTAA
- a CDS encoding NAD(P)H-quinone oxidoreductase gives MSDTTMTAVAIRDGKGDANALYATEQPRPRPAPGQVLIRVHAAGINRPDLLQRAGHYPPPPGAPETLGLEVAGEIVEPAGRWKVGDRVCALLGGGGYAQYAAVDARHVLPIPAGMDLVQAAALPETIFTAYTNLFEHGRLAAGEWLLLHGATSGIGVTAIQMAKAAGAHVLATARSASKAAQARELGADVAIDSTSESFVAVAQAHGGVDVSLDMVGGAVFADTLEALNPRGRIVYIASQAGSTIEVPIPQLMRKQAILTGSTLRPRTADEKARLAAEVERVVWPWIEQGKIRVLIDKRFPLVEAAAAHRYLEQGSHLGKVVLEM, from the coding sequence ATGTCCGACACCACGATGACCGCTGTCGCCATCCGCGATGGCAAGGGCGACGCCAACGCGCTGTATGCCACCGAGCAACCGCGCCCGCGTCCGGCCCCCGGACAAGTGCTGATTCGCGTGCACGCGGCGGGCATCAATCGCCCGGACCTGCTACAGCGCGCAGGGCACTACCCGCCGCCGCCGGGCGCGCCGGAAACGCTGGGCCTGGAAGTGGCCGGCGAGATCGTGGAGCCAGCCGGTCGCTGGAAGGTGGGCGATCGTGTCTGTGCGCTGCTGGGCGGCGGAGGCTATGCGCAATATGCCGCGGTCGATGCGCGGCATGTGCTGCCGATTCCCGCCGGCATGGATCTGGTCCAGGCGGCCGCGTTGCCGGAAACCATCTTCACTGCCTATACCAATCTGTTCGAGCACGGCCGGCTGGCGGCTGGCGAGTGGCTGTTGTTGCACGGCGCCACGTCCGGGATCGGCGTCACCGCGATCCAGATGGCCAAGGCCGCCGGTGCGCATGTCTTGGCGACCGCGCGCTCGGCCAGCAAGGCGGCGCAAGCGCGCGAGCTGGGCGCCGATGTGGCGATCGATTCCACCAGCGAATCGTTTGTGGCCGTGGCCCAGGCGCATGGCGGCGTGGACGTGTCGCTCGACATGGTGGGTGGCGCGGTCTTTGCCGATACGCTGGAAGCGCTCAACCCGCGCGGGCGCATCGTCTATATCGCCTCGCAGGCCGGCTCGACCATCGAGGTGCCGATTCCGCAGCTGATGCGCAAGCAGGCCATCCTCACCGGCTCGACGCTGCGTCCGCGCACTGCCGACGAAAAGGCGCGCCTTGCGGCCGAAGTCGAGCGCGTGGTGTGGCCATGGATCGAACAAGGCAAGATCCGCGTGCTGATCGACAAGCGCTTCCCACTCGTCGAGGCGGCCGCGGCGCATCGCTATCTGGAGCAGGGCAGCCATCTGGGCAAGGTGGTGCTGGAAATGTAG
- a CDS encoding alpha-amylase family protein produces MLTALALLLTTANVQADVILHAFNWPYATVEARAKQIADAGYRKVLVAPAYRSQGSAWWARYQPQDLRVIDGPLGDTAAFARMVQALANNGVETYADVVLNHMANEAATRSDLNYPGSAVLSQYAANPGRYDSLRLFGTLQSNFLSASDFGPAQCIANYNDAFQVRNYRICGGGSDPGLPDLVGNDWVVQQQRAYLQALKGLGVSGFRMDAAKHMTFDHLNRVFDAGIRSGVYVFGEVITGGGTGNGDYDQFLAPYLQSTPHAAYDFPLFNAVRNAFAVGASMQQLVDPASSGQALPGNRAVTFAITHDIPNNAGFRYAILDPVDETLAYAYLIGRNGGVPMVYTDNNESGDNRWVNAYQRDDLRRMIGFHNGVQGTDMQVLSSSSCHILFRRGSLGIVGINKCGNPVTTTVGMNNSVLYWNADYVDALGSGTVVRITSGSYTFTLPARGSRMWRR; encoded by the coding sequence CTGCTGACAGCGCTGGCCTTGCTGCTGACCACGGCCAATGTCCAGGCCGATGTCATCCTGCATGCCTTCAACTGGCCCTATGCCACCGTGGAAGCACGCGCCAAGCAGATCGCCGATGCCGGTTATCGCAAGGTGCTGGTGGCCCCGGCGTATCGCTCGCAAGGCAGCGCGTGGTGGGCACGCTATCAACCGCAGGATCTGCGTGTGATCGATGGGCCGCTGGGCGACACCGCCGCGTTCGCGCGCATGGTGCAGGCGCTGGCCAACAACGGTGTGGAAACCTACGCCGATGTGGTGCTCAACCACATGGCCAACGAAGCGGCGACACGCTCGGACCTCAACTACCCCGGCAGCGCGGTGTTGTCGCAGTACGCCGCCAACCCTGGCCGTTACGATTCGCTACGCCTGTTCGGCACCTTGCAGTCGAACTTTCTGAGCGCCAGCGACTTCGGCCCTGCGCAATGCATCGCCAACTACAACGACGCCTTCCAGGTGCGCAATTACCGTATCTGCGGCGGTGGCAGCGACCCGGGCTTGCCGGATCTGGTCGGTAACGACTGGGTGGTGCAACAGCAGCGCGCCTACCTGCAAGCACTCAAGGGCCTGGGCGTCAGCGGTTTCCGCATGGATGCCGCCAAGCACATGACGTTCGATCACCTGAATCGCGTGTTCGATGCCGGCATCCGCTCCGGCGTGTACGTGTTCGGCGAAGTGATCACCGGCGGCGGCACCGGCAACGGCGATTACGACCAGTTCCTTGCTCCGTACCTGCAGTCCACGCCGCATGCGGCCTACGACTTCCCGTTGTTCAACGCAGTGCGCAATGCATTTGCCGTCGGTGCCAGCATGCAGCAGCTGGTGGATCCGGCCAGCAGCGGGCAAGCATTGCCTGGCAATCGCGCGGTGACCTTCGCCATCACGCACGACATCCCCAACAACGCCGGCTTCCGTTACGCCATTCTCGACCCGGTCGACGAAACCCTGGCCTACGCGTACCTGATCGGCCGCAACGGCGGCGTGCCGATGGTCTACACCGACAACAACGAGAGCGGCGACAACCGCTGGGTCAACGCCTACCAGCGCGACGACCTGCGCCGCATGATCGGCTTCCACAACGGCGTACAGGGCACCGACATGCAGGTGCTGTCGTCCAGTTCCTGCCACATCCTGTTCCGTCGCGGCAGCCTGGGCATCGTGGGCATCAACAAATGCGGCAATCCGGTCACCACCACCGTCGGCATGAACAACAGCGTGTTGTACTGGAATGCAGACTACGTGGACGCGCTGGGCTCGGGCACCGTGGTGCGCATCACCAGCGGCTCCTACACGTTCACCCTGCCGGCACGCGGCAGCCGGATGTGGCGGCGCTGA
- a CDS encoding sulfotransferase domain-containing protein, protein MGMPSKQREYSNRFFDSTVWNDFAFRDDDVVIASYAKAGTTWVQQIVAQLIFSGAEEVEVSRLSPWFDSVYPDKATKQRLLAEQRHRRFVKTHLPADALVLSERARYLYVGRDARDIVWSLYDHQRAVSADAQARLDAEPSSNGKLKVMPPPTCSVEDYFQTWMGADGAPLWPFWEGVRSWWALRDYDNVLLVHYSALLHDLPAQVLRIAAFLDIPLDAQCCERVLAHCSLDYMRAHAARYVPQGTGFWRDGGRAFFNQGLNGRWRDRLAPAVDAAYRQRVVAELGAECAHWLATGDIASAAHASTGMVA, encoded by the coding sequence GTGGGCATGCCCTCCAAACAGCGCGAATATTCCAATCGCTTTTTCGACTCGACAGTCTGGAACGACTTCGCCTTTCGCGACGACGATGTCGTCATCGCCAGCTATGCCAAGGCAGGAACGACCTGGGTGCAGCAGATCGTCGCGCAACTGATCTTCAGTGGCGCCGAGGAGGTCGAAGTCTCGCGGCTGTCGCCTTGGTTCGACTCGGTGTATCCGGACAAGGCGACCAAGCAGCGCCTGCTCGCCGAGCAACGCCATCGCCGCTTCGTGAAAACCCATCTGCCCGCCGATGCGCTGGTACTTTCCGAACGCGCCCGCTATCTCTACGTCGGCCGCGATGCGCGCGACATCGTCTGGAGCCTGTACGACCACCAGCGGGCAGTCAGCGCGGATGCGCAGGCACGTCTGGATGCGGAGCCGTCCAGCAACGGTAAATTGAAAGTCATGCCACCGCCCACGTGCTCGGTCGAGGACTATTTTCAGACCTGGATGGGCGCTGATGGTGCGCCGCTGTGGCCGTTCTGGGAGGGCGTGCGTTCCTGGTGGGCGCTGCGCGATTACGACAACGTGCTGTTGGTGCATTACTCCGCGTTGCTGCATGACCTGCCCGCGCAGGTATTGCGCATTGCCGCATTCCTGGATATCCCGCTGGATGCCCAGTGCTGCGAGCGCGTGCTGGCGCACTGCAGTCTGGACTACATGCGCGCGCATGCGGCGCGCTACGTTCCACAGGGCACCGGTTTCTGGCGCGACGGCGGCCGGGCCTTCTTCAATCAAGGTCTCAATGGGCGGTGGCGCGACCGATTGGCCCCGGCAGTCGATGCGGCCTATCGGCAGCGTGTTGTAGCCGAGCTTGGCGCCGAGTGCGCGCATTGGCTCGCCACGGGCGATATTGCGTCGGCGGCGCATGCGTCGACCGGGATGGTTGCTTAG
- a CDS encoding sulfotransferase family protein has protein sequence MSLQVLGAGLGRTGTLSLKFALEHLGFGPCYHATEVAANMRAALPLWNAAERGAADWSAIFAGYRSSTDHPGCYYWRQLIEVYPQAKVVLTVRDPDSWFESVTQTILMPGRKSTFVGPEGETFSTFLKQQMGGRSQDRAFMVDYFNRWNQAVIDTVPADRLLVFSARQGWAPLCSFLGVPVPHKPYPHLHARPRLRWFARGLRLPDDVAAREQHVREYLEYLREDLFG, from the coding sequence ATGTCGTTACAAGTGCTTGGTGCTGGCCTAGGCCGAACCGGGACGCTGTCGCTGAAGTTCGCGCTGGAACATTTGGGATTTGGACCGTGTTATCACGCCACGGAGGTCGCCGCGAACATGCGTGCGGCACTGCCGCTGTGGAATGCCGCCGAACGCGGTGCCGCAGACTGGTCGGCCATCTTCGCCGGCTACCGTTCGAGCACCGACCATCCCGGTTGCTATTACTGGCGGCAATTGATTGAGGTATATCCGCAGGCCAAGGTGGTCCTGACGGTGCGCGATCCCGACAGCTGGTTCGAGTCTGTGACCCAGACCATCCTGATGCCGGGCAGAAAGAGCACCTTCGTCGGCCCCGAAGGCGAAACATTCAGTACGTTCTTGAAGCAGCAGATGGGCGGGCGCAGTCAGGACCGCGCCTTCATGGTCGACTACTTCAACCGCTGGAATCAGGCGGTGATCGATACGGTGCCAGCCGATCGGCTGCTGGTATTTTCGGCTCGGCAAGGCTGGGCGCCACTGTGCAGCTTCCTCGGCGTACCGGTGCCGCACAAGCCTTACCCACACTTGCACGCACGGCCGCGGCTGCGTTGGTTTGCGCGCGGCTTGCGTCTGCCGGACGACGTTGCCGCACGCGAGCAGCATGTGCGCGAATATCTGGAGTACCTGCGCGAAGATCTGTTCGGATAA
- a CDS encoding histidine phosphatase family protein, which produces MPLYFVRHGESLANEQNYFAGAQNSPLTPLGRRQAHQAADYVRQRGLHFDQVHVSTLERAQATATIILEGVIGTPQVISSAALVERDFGIFAGKNKTLIKKSIGHRDYDACFHDAGGAPPDGEHWMDMYARCKHYYETVLAPLDRQGQQVLVVAHKYIVEVFALIASGLPPADYIDFRPNSRPLSWDELKQMTARSSSRMNYLGEQTEIHLLQWMMLAALGGFALSCAGVRMPHVASTTAIVALLAVNAFFLSVRIEAGALRLNRGPENIALGVLSVARAL; this is translated from the coding sequence ATGCCTTTGTACTTCGTCCGTCATGGCGAGTCGCTCGCAAACGAACAGAACTATTTCGCAGGCGCGCAAAACTCGCCACTCACCCCGCTGGGCCGTCGCCAGGCGCATCAGGCAGCCGACTACGTTCGTCAACGCGGGCTGCACTTCGACCAGGTCCACGTTTCAACGCTCGAGCGCGCGCAGGCAACCGCTACCATCATCCTGGAGGGCGTCATCGGGACACCGCAGGTGATCTCCAGCGCCGCCTTGGTGGAGCGCGATTTCGGCATCTTCGCCGGCAAGAACAAGACGCTGATCAAGAAGTCGATCGGCCACCGTGACTATGACGCTTGCTTCCACGATGCCGGCGGCGCACCACCCGACGGCGAACACTGGATGGACATGTATGCGCGCTGCAAGCATTACTACGAGACAGTGCTTGCACCATTGGACCGGCAAGGACAACAGGTCCTGGTGGTAGCGCACAAATACATCGTCGAAGTGTTTGCGCTGATCGCCTCCGGCCTGCCACCTGCCGACTACATCGACTTCCGGCCCAATTCCCGGCCGCTGTCGTGGGACGAGCTCAAGCAAATGACTGCGCGCAGTTCCTCGCGCATGAACTATCTGGGCGAGCAGACCGAAATCCACCTGTTGCAATGGATGATGCTCGCCGCGCTAGGCGGCTTCGCGCTGTCATGCGCGGGTGTCCGAATGCCGCATGTTGCCAGCACCACGGCCATCGTCGCATTGCTGGCAGTCAATGCGTTCTTCCTGTCGGTACGCATCGAGGCCGGGGCCTTGCGCCTGAACCGGGGGCCGGAAAACATCGCGCTCGGTGTGCTCAGCGTGGCACGCGCACTCTGA
- the ahcY gene encoding adenosylhomocysteinase, producing MNAVAKTAANDDFKVADLSLADWGRKELDIAEHEMPGLMSIRRKHAQTKPLKDVRITGSLHMTIQTAVLIETLKDIGANVRWASCNIFSTQDHAAAAIAVSGTPVFAWKGETLEEYWDCTLDALTFTLPDGTQTGPELVVDDGGDVTLLIHKGYELENGSTWVDEPASSHEEGVIKALLKRVAVERPGYWTRVVKDWKGVSEETTTGVHRLYQIAEAGKLLIPAINVNDSVTKSKFDNLYGCRESLADGLKRAMDVMLAGKVAVVCGYGDVGKGSAASLRNYGARVIVTEIDPICALQASMEGYEVNTIESTLGRGDIYVTTTGNKDIITAEHLQAMKDQAIVCNIGHFDNEIQVDALNALKGVEKINIKPQVDKYVFPNGNAIFLLADGRLVNLGCATGHPSFVMSNSFANQTLAQIDLWEKRDTYEKKVYILPKHLDEEVARLHLEKIGVKLTTLTKEQADYLGVDVAGPYKPDHYRY from the coding sequence ATGAACGCTGTCGCAAAAACCGCTGCAAACGACGACTTCAAGGTCGCCGACCTTTCCCTGGCCGACTGGGGCCGTAAGGAACTGGACATCGCCGAGCACGAGATGCCGGGCCTGATGTCGATCCGCCGCAAGCATGCGCAGACCAAGCCGCTGAAGGACGTGCGCATCACCGGCTCGCTGCACATGACCATCCAGACAGCGGTGCTGATCGAAACGCTCAAGGACATCGGCGCCAACGTGCGCTGGGCCTCGTGCAACATCTTCTCCACCCAGGATCACGCTGCCGCCGCGATCGCCGTCAGCGGCACGCCGGTGTTCGCCTGGAAGGGCGAGACGCTGGAAGAGTATTGGGACTGCACCCTGGACGCGCTGACCTTCACCCTGCCCGACGGCACCCAGACCGGCCCGGAGCTGGTGGTGGACGACGGCGGCGACGTCACCCTGCTGATCCACAAGGGCTACGAGCTCGAAAACGGCAGCACCTGGGTCGACGAGCCTGCCTCCTCGCACGAGGAAGGCGTGATCAAGGCGCTGCTCAAGCGCGTGGCCGTCGAGCGTCCGGGTTATTGGACCCGCGTGGTCAAGGACTGGAAGGGCGTCTCCGAAGAAACCACCACCGGCGTGCACCGTCTGTACCAGATCGCCGAAGCCGGCAAGCTGCTGATCCCGGCCATCAACGTCAACGACTCGGTCACCAAGAGCAAGTTCGACAACCTGTACGGTTGCCGCGAGTCGCTGGCCGATGGCCTCAAGCGCGCAATGGACGTGATGCTGGCCGGCAAGGTCGCCGTGGTCTGCGGCTACGGCGACGTCGGCAAGGGCAGCGCCGCCTCGCTGCGTAACTATGGCGCCCGCGTCATCGTCACCGAGATCGACCCGATTTGCGCACTGCAGGCGTCGATGGAAGGCTACGAGGTCAACACCATCGAATCCACCCTGGGCCGCGGCGACATCTATGTCACCACCACCGGCAACAAGGACATCATCACCGCCGAGCACCTGCAGGCGATGAAGGACCAGGCCATCGTCTGCAACATCGGCCACTTCGACAACGAGATCCAGGTCGATGCCTTGAACGCGCTGAAGGGCGTGGAGAAGATCAACATCAAGCCGCAGGTGGACAAGTACGTGTTCCCCAACGGCAACGCGATCTTCCTGCTGGCCGACGGCCGCCTGGTGAACCTGGGCTGCGCCACCGGCCACCCGAGCTTCGTGATGTCCAACTCGTTCGCCAACCAGACCCTGGCGCAGATCGACCTGTGGGAAAAGCGCGACACCTACGAGAAGAAGGTCTACATCCTGCCCAAGCACCTGGACGAGGAAGTCGCCCGCCTGCACCTGGAAAAGATCGGCGTCAAGCTGACCACCCTGACCAAGGAACAGGCCGACTACCTCGGCGTGGACGTAGCTGGTCCTTACAAGCCGGATCATTATCGCTACTGA
- a CDS encoding DUF2058 domain-containing protein, producing MRNPLQEQLLKAGLVKKAQVDKVAREQVKQRHAKGGAVTPADADKVDAARLQAERAERDRALAEERNVQQRRQEVLAQVRQIVETSKVKREGEIDYRFNDGSVIRSVLVNPALRSQLASGALVIVRHGDGFELIPRAAADKVYSRDADAVVLDHGRNSAPAAPDSDDDYYSQFKVPDDLIW from the coding sequence ATGCGTAATCCACTGCAAGAACAGCTGCTCAAGGCTGGCCTGGTCAAAAAAGCCCAGGTGGACAAGGTTGCACGCGAGCAGGTCAAGCAACGGCACGCCAAGGGTGGTGCGGTTACGCCTGCCGATGCCGATAAGGTGGATGCGGCGCGGTTGCAGGCCGAGCGTGCCGAGCGCGATCGTGCGCTGGCGGAAGAGCGCAATGTGCAGCAACGCCGGCAGGAAGTACTGGCGCAGGTGCGGCAGATTGTGGAGACCAGTAAGGTCAAGCGCGAAGGCGAGATCGACTATCGCTTCAACGATGGCAGCGTCATCCGCAGCGTGTTGGTCAATCCTGCGCTACGCAGCCAACTGGCCAGTGGCGCACTGGTGATCGTGCGGCATGGCGATGGCTTTGAGCTGATTCCGCGCGCGGCCGCCGACAAGGTGTACAGCCGCGATGCCGATGCCGTGGTGCTGGACCACGGACGCAACAGCGCGCCGGCCGCGCCCGATAGCGATGACGACTACTACAGCCAGTTCAAGGTGCCGGACGATCTGATCTGGTAG
- a CDS encoding DUF3228 family protein: MSIVLTQFARNRVFPRDGRRNAIQDCTPEQFVQRLNDEPPLRVIEGYAPFCQLHVHRNWTSTRCLTVPVTDDNRHLLRSGYEARSTQELAVLVRWFEGVEPPVAAFLLPILYSRDQLAREGTPIEADWGVVGCLYTAEPDEIPMAPITMLRNALGVEEGGSGTPLDRDAYRRSVAFWERNANWRG; the protein is encoded by the coding sequence ATGTCGATCGTCTTGACCCAGTTCGCCCGCAACCGCGTGTTTCCGCGCGATGGGCGTCGCAATGCAATCCAGGACTGCACGCCGGAGCAGTTCGTCCAGCGGCTCAACGATGAGCCGCCGTTGCGCGTGATCGAGGGCTATGCACCGTTCTGTCAGTTGCATGTGCACCGCAACTGGACCTCGACCCGCTGCCTCACCGTTCCCGTCACCGATGACAACCGGCACCTGCTGCGTTCCGGCTACGAGGCGCGCAGCACGCAGGAATTGGCCGTGCTGGTGCGTTGGTTCGAAGGTGTCGAGCCACCGGTGGCCGCGTTTCTGCTGCCCATCCTCTACAGCCGCGATCAGTTGGCCAGGGAAGGCACGCCCATCGAGGCAGACTGGGGTGTGGTCGGTTGTCTCTACACCGCAGAGCCGGACGAAATTCCGATGGCACCGATCACCATGTTGCGCAATGCCTTGGGCGTGGAAGAGGGCGGCTCGGGCACCCCGCTGGACCGCGATGCGTATCGGCGTAGCGTCGCGTTCTGGGAGCGCAATGCCAATTGGCGTGGGTGA